Proteins found in one Paenibacillus dendritiformis genomic segment:
- a CDS encoding 1-deoxy-D-xylulose-5-phosphate reductoisomerase, translated as MKRIAVLGSTGSIGTQTLDVVRHHADEFTVEALAAGRNADAIVQQAKEFRPRKVSVQDRETAERIRHDLPAGTELYYGDQGLIEVAAASEADTVITAVVGSVGLESTLAAIAEGKNIGLANKETLVSAGHLVTELAADKGVSILPVDSEHSAIFQCLNGEAAADVHSITVTASGGSFRDYSRDELENVTLEQALNHPNWSMGAKLTVDSATMANKGLEVIEAHWLFGMPYDRIHVLIHPESIIHSFVEYVDGSIIAQLGVPDMRVPIQYALTYPKRLDSPAARLNLAEIGKLHFREMDFERFPMMRWAYDCGRAGGTATTVFNAANEVAVARFRVGEIKFLDIERIVYKIISGHERVPHPSLEEIKEADRRARAEARQILRP; from the coding sequence ATGAAACGGATTGCAGTGCTTGGATCGACGGGATCCATCGGTACACAGACGCTGGATGTTGTCCGCCATCATGCGGATGAGTTCACGGTTGAAGCCTTGGCGGCGGGGCGGAATGCGGATGCCATCGTTCAGCAGGCGAAGGAATTCCGGCCTCGTAAGGTATCCGTGCAAGACCGGGAGACGGCCGAGCGAATCCGCCATGATCTTCCCGCCGGAACGGAGCTCTATTACGGAGACCAGGGCCTGATTGAAGTGGCGGCTGCCTCTGAAGCCGATACCGTCATTACGGCGGTTGTCGGCAGCGTCGGGCTGGAGTCCACCTTGGCCGCGATCGCCGAAGGCAAGAACATCGGCTTGGCCAACAAGGAAACGCTGGTGTCCGCCGGACACCTGGTGACCGAGCTGGCTGCGGACAAGGGCGTGAGCATCCTGCCTGTGGACAGCGAGCATTCTGCCATCTTCCAATGCTTGAACGGAGAAGCGGCCGCGGATGTCCATTCGATTACGGTCACGGCCTCCGGAGGAAGCTTCCGCGATTATTCGCGGGATGAGCTGGAGAACGTGACGCTGGAGCAGGCGCTTAATCATCCGAACTGGTCGATGGGCGCGAAGCTGACCGTCGACTCGGCGACGATGGCCAACAAGGGCCTGGAGGTGATCGAGGCGCACTGGCTGTTCGGGATGCCGTATGACCGCATTCATGTCCTGATTCATCCGGAGAGCATCATCCATTCCTTCGTGGAATATGTGGACGGCAGCATCATCGCCCAGTTGGGCGTGCCCGACATGCGGGTTCCGATACAATACGCGCTGACGTATCCGAAGCGTCTGGACAGCCCTGCGGCCCGCCTTAATTTGGCGGAGATCGGCAAGCTTCATTTCCGGGAGATGGATTTCGAACGCTTTCCGATGATGCGTTGGGCCTATGATTGCGGACGAGCCGGCGGAACGGCGACAACCGTGTTCAACGCGGCGAACGAAGTGGCCGTGGCGCGCTTCCGGGTGGGCGAGATCAAGTTCCTCGACATTGAGCGCATCGTATACAAGATCATTTCCGGACATGAGCGCGTCCCGCATCCTTCGCTTGAGGAGATTAAGGAAGCGGATCGGCGGGCACGCGCGGAAGCACGGCAAATTTTACGGCCTTGA
- a CDS encoding L7Ae/L30e/S12e/Gadd45 family ribosomal protein — protein sequence MSKLMSQLGLAQRAGKLVTGDEIVLKAIRGSQAQLVIVAGDASENTKKKFRDKCKSYGIPLAIGFDRDRLGGSIGKPERVVLAVLDGGFATMMRNGLKTMSEVEYIE from the coding sequence ATGAGTAAGCTGATGTCCCAGCTCGGCCTTGCTCAACGGGCGGGCAAGCTGGTGACGGGCGACGAGATTGTCCTCAAGGCGATTCGCGGCAGCCAGGCTCAGCTCGTCATCGTAGCGGGGGATGCATCCGAGAACACGAAGAAGAAGTTTCGGGATAAGTGCAAATCGTACGGTATTCCGTTGGCCATCGGATTTGACAGAGACAGGCTGGGAGGCAGCATCGGCAAGCCGGAGCGGGTCGTGCTGGCTGTATTGGACGGCGGATTTGCGACCATGATGCGGAACGGACTGAAAACTATGTCGGAGGTGGAGTATATTGAGTAA
- the rimP gene encoding ribosome maturation factor RimP codes for MSSPNIKSVVESMITPYLEENGFELVDIEYVKEGSSWFLRIFVDKEGGIDIEDCGRISEYASQKLDETDPIEDAYFLEVSSPGAERPLKKPQDVAKSVGKHVFVTTYEPIGGLKEFEGELVSFDGETMVVQVGGKDRAIPYNKVASARLAIVF; via the coding sequence TTGAGTTCACCGAACATTAAATCGGTAGTCGAAAGCATGATCACGCCGTATTTGGAGGAGAACGGTTTTGAACTGGTCGACATTGAGTATGTCAAAGAAGGCAGCAGCTGGTTTTTGCGCATCTTTGTCGATAAAGAGGGCGGCATCGATATCGAGGACTGCGGGCGCATCAGCGAGTACGCAAGCCAGAAGCTGGATGAGACCGATCCGATCGAGGATGCTTATTTCTTGGAGGTATCGTCTCCGGGAGCGGAACGCCCGTTGAAAAAGCCGCAGGATGTGGCCAAGTCGGTTGGCAAGCATGTATTTGTCACTACATACGAGCCGATTGGCGGATTGAAGGAGTTCGAGGGAGAACTGGTGTCGTTCGACGGCGAGACGATGGTTGTTCAGGTTGGCGGCAAAGACCGCGCCATCCCGTATAACAAAGTAGCCAGCGCGCGACTTGCGATTGTCTTTTAA
- the proS gene encoding proline--tRNA ligase, with translation MSKQKQFVTEITPQQEDFSRWYIDVIKKAELMDYSPVRGCIVFRPDGYEIWEHIKDELDRRFKETGHRNAYFPLFIPESFFQKEKEHVEGFNPELPWVTEAGGEQLEEKLAIRPTSETMIGHMYAKWIQSYRDLPVLINQWANVVRWEKRTLPFLRTSEFLWQEGHTAHETEAEAREETMRMLTIYREFVEDYLAIPVIEGQKTPSEKFAGAVDTFSIEAMMKDGRAVQAGTSHYLGTNFSVAFDIQFLGRENELEYAHTTSWGVSTRLIGSLIMVHGDDRGLVLPPKVAPTQVIMIPIGPAKLRDQVVGRADELFAELKQAGIRVRMDDRSDISPGWKFNEYEMRGVPVRLEIGPRDMENGVCVLVSRVSGEKRIVEQSKLAEEVKRMLDDVHQEMYERAREFRDDHFYSVDTIDEMKGLMEEKRGFTLAGWCGSDACEKHVKDETGATSRNIPFAAQESKKTCLVCGEEAKHTVVFARAY, from the coding sequence ATGTCGAAACAGAAACAGTTCGTTACGGAAATTACGCCCCAGCAGGAGGATTTTTCCCGTTGGTATATTGACGTTATCAAAAAAGCGGAGCTGATGGACTACTCGCCGGTGCGCGGCTGCATCGTCTTCCGTCCGGACGGCTATGAAATATGGGAGCATATCAAGGACGAGCTGGATCGCCGTTTCAAGGAGACGGGGCACCGCAACGCCTACTTCCCGCTTTTCATTCCCGAGAGCTTTTTCCAGAAGGAAAAAGAGCATGTCGAAGGGTTCAACCCGGAGCTTCCGTGGGTAACGGAAGCAGGCGGCGAGCAGCTGGAAGAGAAGCTCGCGATCCGTCCGACATCCGAGACGATGATTGGGCATATGTATGCGAAATGGATCCAATCCTATCGGGATCTGCCGGTGCTCATTAACCAATGGGCGAACGTCGTCCGCTGGGAGAAAAGAACACTCCCGTTTTTGCGTACGAGCGAATTTCTGTGGCAGGAGGGCCATACTGCGCATGAGACCGAGGCGGAAGCACGGGAAGAGACGATGCGGATGCTTACGATCTACCGTGAATTCGTCGAGGATTACTTGGCGATCCCGGTAATCGAAGGCCAGAAGACGCCATCCGAGAAATTCGCCGGTGCGGTAGACACCTTCTCCATCGAAGCGATGATGAAGGACGGCCGCGCCGTTCAGGCCGGAACATCCCACTATTTGGGCACGAACTTCTCCGTCGCGTTCGATATTCAATTCCTGGGGCGGGAGAACGAGCTTGAATATGCGCATACGACATCGTGGGGCGTAAGCACCCGGCTTATCGGGTCACTCATTATGGTGCATGGGGACGATCGGGGACTTGTCCTGCCGCCGAAGGTCGCCCCGACCCAAGTTATTATGATCCCAATCGGTCCGGCGAAGCTGCGCGATCAAGTGGTCGGCCGCGCCGACGAGCTGTTCGCGGAATTGAAGCAGGCCGGGATCCGCGTCCGGATGGACGATCGCAGCGACATCAGCCCGGGCTGGAAGTTCAACGAGTATGAGATGCGCGGCGTTCCGGTCCGACTCGAGATCGGACCGCGGGATATGGAGAACGGCGTGTGTGTGCTCGTGTCGCGCGTATCCGGCGAGAAGCGGATCGTGGAGCAGAGCAAGCTGGCCGAAGAAGTGAAGCGAATGCTGGACGACGTCCATCAGGAGATGTATGAGCGTGCGCGCGAGTTCCGCGATGACCACTTCTATTCGGTCGACACGATCGACGAGATGAAGGGGCTGATGGAAGAGAAGCGCGGCTTCACGCTCGCCGGCTGGTGCGGGTCGGATGCATGCGAGAAGCATGTCAAGGACGAGACGGGCGCCACAAGCCGCAACATCCCGTTCGCGGCGCAGGAGAGCAAGAAGACCTGTCTCGTATGCGGAGAAGAGGCGAAGCATACCGTCGTCTTCGCCCGCGCGTATTAA
- the nusA gene encoding transcription termination factor NusA, producing MSMDFIEALTEIEREKGISKDVLIEAIEAALISSYKRNFNTAQNVRVDVNRATGVIKVFARKTVVDEVLDPRLEISLHAAREMNPNYQLDDICEIEVTPRDFGRIAAQTAKQVVTQRIREAERGLIYNAFIDKAEDIVTGIVQRQDMRNVFVDLGKVEAVLPLNELMPNEKFKHGDRVKAYITKVENTTKGPQIVLSRTHPGLLKRLFELEVPEIFDGVVEIKSVAREAGQRSKIAVHSRNEEVDPVGSCVGPKGMRVQTIVNELRGEKIDIVRWSDDVKEYVANALSPSKVVDVTVYEAEKMARVIVPDYQLSLAIGIKGQNARLAAKLTGWKIDIKSESQAEQEPVQDESGIAEDTDSFDSFEE from the coding sequence ATGAGTATGGATTTTATTGAAGCGTTGACCGAAATTGAACGAGAAAAAGGAATTAGCAAGGATGTATTGATTGAGGCGATTGAAGCGGCTCTTATTTCGAGCTACAAGCGGAACTTCAACACCGCGCAAAATGTACGTGTCGACGTGAACCGCGCGACGGGCGTCATCAAAGTCTTCGCCCGCAAGACGGTCGTGGACGAGGTTCTCGACCCTCGTCTCGAGATCTCGCTTCACGCCGCCCGCGAGATGAACCCGAATTACCAGCTGGATGACATATGCGAGATCGAAGTGACGCCGCGCGATTTCGGCCGCATTGCGGCCCAGACGGCGAAGCAGGTCGTCACCCAGCGCATCCGCGAGGCGGAGCGCGGCCTTATCTATAACGCATTCATCGACAAGGCGGAAGATATCGTGACCGGTATCGTGCAGCGTCAAGATATGCGCAACGTCTTCGTCGACCTGGGCAAGGTGGAAGCCGTTCTGCCGCTGAATGAATTGATGCCGAACGAGAAGTTCAAGCACGGGGATCGGGTCAAGGCATATATTACGAAGGTGGAAAATACGACAAAAGGACCGCAAATCGTCTTGTCCCGGACGCATCCGGGTCTGTTGAAGCGCCTGTTCGAGCTGGAAGTGCCTGAAATCTTCGACGGGGTCGTCGAAATCAAGTCGGTCGCGCGCGAAGCGGGGCAGCGCTCCAAAATCGCTGTCCATTCCCGCAACGAAGAGGTAGATCCGGTAGGGTCCTGCGTCGGACCGAAAGGAATGCGGGTGCAGACGATTGTGAATGAGCTGCGCGGCGAGAAGATCGATATCGTCCGCTGGTCGGATGATGTGAAGGAGTATGTCGCCAATGCGCTCAGCCCTTCCAAAGTCGTCGATGTCACTGTGTACGAAGCCGAGAAGATGGCACGGGTTATCGTGCCGGATTATCAATTGTCGCTCGCTATCGGCATCAAAGGCCAGAATGCGCGCCTCGCCGCCAAGCTGACCGGATGGAAGATTGATATCAAGAGCGAGTCTCAGGCAGAGCAGGAGCCTGTCCAGGACGAGAGCGGCATAGCGGAAGACACAGACAGCTTCGATAGCTTCGAAGAATAA
- the rseP gene encoding RIP metalloprotease RseP — MQMVQIVILTILVFFIIVTIHEWGHFIFAKRAGILVREFAIGFGPKVFSHTRGETRYTLRLLPVGGFVRMAGEDPDLVQIQPGQTIAVRLKDNQVTKLYLDQLDMRKQVVRGEVKEIDLEHALKLTMDVEGEEVTYHVHPQAKMIVKGEDTQIAPYNRQFGSKTVGQRALAIFAGPFMNFVLAFILFGAYIQMVGMPVENPSHVKIGDVTPNMPAAEANLQKGDIIEKVNDFAVGGNRNKMIEIIEKSEGKPVDMTIIRGDERFTIQLTPVKVEGQEGGKVGIVPVFPTRSATIGETFKYAGISMVDTTERIFEGFRMLIFGQFSLDDLGGPVRTFEVTGQFAKQGIGQLTLWTAILSLYLGIFNLLPIPALDGSRLVFLGIEGLRGKPVDPNRESMVHFVGFAMLMLLMLAVTYNDILRLVKG, encoded by the coding sequence GTGCAGATGGTACAGATTGTAATATTGACGATACTTGTCTTCTTCATCATCGTGACGATTCACGAGTGGGGACATTTTATCTTTGCAAAACGTGCGGGCATTCTCGTCAGAGAGTTCGCCATCGGGTTTGGTCCGAAAGTGTTCTCCCATACGCGCGGAGAGACCCGTTATACGCTCCGGCTGCTGCCGGTCGGCGGCTTCGTCCGGATGGCGGGGGAGGATCCGGATCTGGTGCAGATACAGCCCGGGCAGACGATTGCCGTCCGGCTGAAGGACAATCAAGTCACGAAGCTGTACTTGGATCAGCTGGATATGCGCAAGCAAGTCGTGCGCGGTGAAGTGAAGGAGATCGATCTGGAGCATGCGCTGAAGCTTACGATGGACGTGGAAGGGGAAGAAGTGACCTATCACGTTCATCCGCAAGCGAAAATGATCGTCAAAGGCGAGGATACGCAAATTGCGCCTTATAACCGCCAGTTCGGCAGCAAGACGGTCGGACAGCGCGCGCTCGCGATTTTCGCCGGGCCTTTCATGAACTTCGTGCTGGCGTTTATTCTGTTCGGAGCCTACATACAGATGGTCGGCATGCCGGTCGAGAACCCGTCTCATGTCAAGATTGGCGACGTGACTCCGAATATGCCTGCGGCGGAAGCGAATTTGCAGAAGGGCGACATTATTGAAAAGGTGAACGATTTCGCCGTCGGCGGCAACCGGAACAAGATGATCGAGATCATCGAGAAATCGGAAGGCAAGCCGGTGGACATGACGATTATCCGGGGAGATGAACGGTTCACCATCCAGCTGACGCCGGTGAAGGTGGAAGGCCAGGAAGGCGGCAAGGTCGGAATCGTGCCGGTATTCCCTACCCGCAGCGCTACGATCGGGGAGACGTTCAAATATGCGGGCATATCCATGGTCGATACGACAGAGCGTATCTTTGAAGGCTTCCGCATGCTTATTTTTGGCCAGTTCAGTCTGGATGATCTGGGCGGACCGGTGCGTACGTTCGAAGTGACGGGACAGTTCGCGAAGCAGGGGATTGGCCAGCTCACCTTATGGACCGCCATTCTTAGCCTGTATCTGGGCATATTCAACCTGCTGCCCATTCCGGCATTGGACGGAAGCCGTCTTGTCTTTCTCGGCATTGAAGGACTTCGCGGCAAGCCCGTCGATCCGAACCGGGAGAGCATGGTGCACTTCGTCGGCTTCGCTATGCTGATGCTGCTGATGCTGGCAGTGACCTACAACGATATATTGCGATTAGTAAAAGGTTGA
- a CDS encoding PolC-type DNA polymerase III, whose protein sequence is MSDNRMRFELLMKQAGVPAELAEGSYHDARIERVECSRSNREWTIHIGKASVAPAEAYRSFCLRVQEKLSHIAKIRIIFHYDENVSNAEIVEAYWGLFVEWVKREVASVNGWLHRAKVDVEGDLVKLTLAEATTLELAKKKQIDSYAAQFFQTYFTRSLRFTMQRGSFDADAYEAFQAKLIEEERQVVQQMMVEAEREAAEAAGSGEAPERLHVGYDIKDDATPIKDIQDEEKRITVQGAVFGLEMKELRNGSTLFTFNVTDFTDSLMMKMFAKTKDDLAMLSLIANGKWVKARGRVEYDRFMTVPELVMIPSDLNEVTPPAERQDTAEEKRVEFHLHSTMSTMDAVAPIDAYIKQAAKWGHKAIAVTDHANVQCYPEAAKAAKKHGLKMIYGLEANVINDDLEVVMNAEPRNLKEAVYVVFDIETTGLSVTNTKMTEIAGVKMQDGKEIDRYASFVNPHEPIPYHIQQLTNITDEMVKDAPDIDQVLREFTEFVGDAILVAHNARFDVGYVQYNLKKLGMPELNNPVIDTLELARLIHPTLKNHRLNTLADKYKVSLENHHRAIDDTIALFGILNGLLKDAQAIYGIEMLDRLNDYVGQNLKNARPFHCNIYALNGVGKKNLYKLVSLSHTEYFNRVACIPKSKLVEMREGLLLMSGCEKGEFFETVLNKSIEEAEQVAEFYDVLEIQPLTMYMHLVDKGLVASKQHVEEALRKIVQIGEKLNKPVVATGNAHYLNPRDKLFRDITIHGITGFSPLKDMRKPDAHFRTTTEMLQEFEFLGKETAYDVVVRNTNQLADRFEDLVLFPDKLFTPILEGADDEIRTTCYRTAEEIYGTPLPDIVVKRLEKELEPIIKYGFSANYLISERLVKKSNEDGYLVGSRGSVGSSVVATFLGISEVNPLPPHYICKNPECKHSEWITDGSVPSGFDLPDKQCPQCGQMLKGEGQDIPFETFLGFKGDKVPDIDLNFSGEYQPHAHNFTKIMFGEKSVFRAGTIGTVAEKTAFGFAKKYEESHGKSWRGAELNRLAAGCTGVKRSTGQHPGGIVVVPDYMEVEDITPVQYPADDTSAEWKTTHFDYHAFDANLLKLDILGHDDPTMMRMLQDLTGVDPTTIPMNDPKVMSLFNSTDALGVSPDKIRTPVATYGIPEMGTRFVRQMLVEAQPSSFADLLQISGLSHGTGVWLGNAQELIKNGVCTIKTVIGCRDEIMLYLIYKAGMDAGLAFKITESVRKGKGLTPEWIEEMKRCNVPQWYIDSCLKIQYMFPKAHAAAYVISAVRTAYFKLYHPIEFYATYFTVRAEDFDIELCCQGYDAINRKISEIEAKGFQATTKEKSMVSILEMALEMTARGFTFKPIDLYRSDATRFQVDEGALIPPFSAVQGIGENAARNIAASREAGEFLSVEDFQNRSKATKTIVELLSQMGCFRGLPESNQLSLF, encoded by the coding sequence ATGTCGGATAACAGAATGCGATTCGAGTTGTTAATGAAGCAGGCCGGCGTTCCTGCGGAGCTGGCGGAAGGAAGTTATCATGATGCCAGGATCGAGCGGGTCGAGTGCAGCCGTTCCAATCGGGAGTGGACGATCCATATCGGCAAGGCGTCGGTAGCGCCGGCGGAGGCCTATCGTTCCTTTTGTCTCCGCGTGCAGGAGAAGCTGTCCCATATCGCCAAGATTCGAATTATTTTTCATTATGATGAAAATGTGAGCAATGCGGAGATCGTTGAAGCCTATTGGGGGCTGTTCGTCGAATGGGTCAAGCGGGAAGTCGCGTCGGTCAACGGCTGGCTGCATCGCGCCAAGGTCGATGTGGAAGGGGATCTGGTCAAGCTGACGCTGGCCGAAGCGACGACATTGGAGCTCGCCAAGAAGAAGCAGATTGACAGCTATGCCGCTCAATTTTTCCAGACGTATTTCACCCGTTCCCTGCGCTTCACGATGCAGAGAGGCAGCTTCGATGCGGATGCTTATGAGGCCTTCCAGGCCAAGCTCATTGAGGAAGAGCGGCAAGTCGTCCAGCAGATGATGGTGGAAGCCGAGCGCGAGGCGGCTGAAGCGGCCGGTTCCGGGGAAGCGCCGGAACGTCTCCATGTCGGCTACGATATCAAGGACGATGCGACGCCGATTAAGGATATTCAGGATGAGGAGAAGCGGATCACGGTCCAGGGAGCCGTCTTCGGACTCGAAATGAAAGAGCTGCGGAACGGCAGTACGCTGTTCACCTTCAATGTGACGGACTTCACCGATTCGCTCATGATGAAGATGTTCGCGAAGACCAAAGACGATCTCGCCATGCTTAGCCTGATCGCCAACGGCAAATGGGTGAAGGCGCGCGGACGCGTGGAGTACGATCGCTTCATGACCGTGCCGGAGCTTGTCATGATTCCTTCGGACTTGAACGAAGTAACGCCGCCTGCGGAGCGGCAGGATACGGCAGAGGAGAAGCGGGTCGAATTCCATCTCCATTCCACGATGAGCACGATGGATGCGGTCGCGCCGATTGACGCTTATATTAAGCAGGCGGCCAAATGGGGTCACAAAGCGATTGCCGTCACAGATCACGCCAACGTGCAATGCTATCCGGAAGCGGCCAAGGCGGCCAAGAAGCATGGCTTGAAAATGATCTACGGGCTGGAAGCGAACGTCATCAATGACGATCTGGAAGTGGTCATGAACGCCGAGCCCCGCAACTTGAAGGAAGCGGTCTATGTCGTGTTCGATATCGAGACGACGGGTCTGTCGGTCACGAATACGAAGATGACGGAGATCGCCGGGGTCAAAATGCAGGACGGCAAGGAGATCGATCGATACGCCAGCTTCGTCAATCCGCATGAGCCGATTCCTTACCATATTCAGCAGCTGACGAATATTACGGATGAGATGGTGAAGGATGCTCCGGATATCGATCAGGTGCTGCGCGAGTTCACGGAATTCGTCGGCGATGCGATCTTGGTCGCGCATAACGCGAGGTTCGACGTCGGGTATGTGCAGTACAATCTGAAGAAGCTGGGCATGCCGGAGTTGAACAACCCGGTCATCGATACACTGGAGCTGGCCCGGCTGATCCATCCGACGCTGAAAAACCACCGCCTGAATACGCTGGCGGATAAATATAAGGTGTCGCTGGAAAACCATCACCGCGCCATTGACGATACGATTGCGCTCTTCGGCATTTTGAACGGGTTGCTGAAGGACGCGCAGGCGATCTACGGCATAGAGATGCTCGACCGTTTGAATGATTATGTCGGCCAGAATCTGAAGAACGCGCGGCCGTTCCACTGCAATATTTACGCGTTGAACGGCGTCGGCAAGAAAAATTTATATAAGCTCGTATCGCTGTCGCATACCGAATACTTCAATCGGGTCGCCTGCATTCCGAAGAGCAAGCTTGTGGAGATGCGGGAAGGGCTGCTGCTGATGTCGGGCTGCGAAAAGGGCGAGTTCTTCGAGACCGTGCTCAACAAATCGATCGAAGAGGCGGAGCAGGTGGCAGAGTTCTATGACGTGCTGGAGATTCAACCGCTGACGATGTATATGCACCTGGTCGATAAAGGACTTGTCGCCTCCAAGCAGCACGTCGAGGAGGCGCTCCGCAAAATTGTCCAGATTGGGGAAAAGCTGAACAAGCCGGTGGTGGCTACGGGCAACGCGCACTATCTCAACCCAAGGGACAAGCTGTTCCGCGATATTACGATTCACGGCATCACGGGCTTCAGCCCGCTTAAAGATATGCGCAAGCCGGATGCCCATTTCCGCACGACCACGGAAATGCTGCAGGAATTCGAGTTCCTCGGCAAAGAGACGGCCTACGATGTCGTCGTGCGCAATACGAATCAGCTCGCGGATCGGTTCGAGGATCTGGTCCTGTTCCCGGACAAGCTGTTCACCCCGATTCTCGAAGGGGCAGACGATGAAATTCGGACGACATGCTACCGGACGGCGGAGGAAATCTATGGCACGCCGCTGCCGGATATCGTCGTCAAGCGGCTTGAAAAAGAGTTGGAGCCGATTATCAAGTACGGCTTCTCCGCCAACTATCTGATCTCTGAGCGGCTCGTCAAAAAATCAAATGAAGACGGCTATCTCGTCGGTTCGCGGGGCTCCGTCGGCTCTTCCGTCGTCGCGACCTTCCTCGGCATCTCCGAGGTTAACCCGCTGCCGCCGCATTATATATGCAAGAATCCGGAATGCAAGCACAGCGAGTGGATTACGGACGGAAGCGTGCCGAGCGGCTTCGACCTTCCGGACAAGCAGTGCCCGCAATGCGGACAGATGCTGAAGGGCGAGGGCCAGGACATCCCGTTCGAGACGTTCCTCGGCTTCAAGGGCGACAAAGTTCCCGATATCGACTTGAACTTCTCGGGGGAGTACCAGCCGCATGCCCATAACTTCACGAAGATTATGTTCGGCGAGAAGAGCGTATTCCGCGCGGGGACGATCGGAACGGTGGCGGAGAAGACGGCGTTCGGCTTCGCCAAAAAATATGAGGAATCGCACGGGAAATCATGGCGGGGCGCCGAGCTGAACCGGCTGGCGGCCGGCTGCACCGGGGTGAAGCGGAGCACCGGACAGCATCCGGGCGGGATCGTCGTCGTCCCGGATTACATGGAAGTGGAGGATATTACTCCGGTCCAATATCCGGCGGACGATACGTCGGCAGAATGGAAGACGACCCATTTCGACTATCACGCCTTCGACGCGAATCTGCTCAAGCTCGATATTCTCGGACACGATGATCCGACGATGATGCGGATGCTGCAGGACCTGACCGGCGTCGATCCGACGACGATTCCGATGAACGACCCGAAGGTGATGAGCTTGTTCAATTCGACGGACGCCCTGGGCGTCTCGCCGGACAAGATACGCACGCCAGTCGCTACCTACGGGATCCCGGAGATGGGAACGCGATTCGTCCGGCAGATGCTCGTAGAAGCGCAGCCTTCCTCGTTCGCGGATTTGCTGCAAATCTCGGGCTTGTCCCACGGGACAGGCGTATGGCTCGGCAATGCGCAGGAGCTGATCAAGAACGGGGTCTGCACGATCAAGACGGTCATCGGCTGCCGGGACGAGATTATGCTGTACTTAATCTACAAGGCGGGAATGGATGCCGGCCTCGCCTTCAAAATCACCGAGAGCGTGCGGAAGGGGAAAGGGCTGACTCCGGAATGGATCGAAGAGATGAAGCGGTGCAACGTGCCGCAATGGTATATTGATTCCTGTCTCAAGATCCAGTACATGTTCCCGAAAGCGCACGCCGCGGCGTATGTTATCTCGGCGGTGCGGACCGCGTACTTCAAGCTCTATCATCCGATTGAATTCTATGCGACGTACTTCACGGTGCGCGCGGAAGATTTCGATATCGAGCTGTGCTGCCAGGGCTATGATGCGATCAACCGCAAGATCAGCGAGATCGAAGCGAAGGGATTCCAGGCGACGACGAAGGAGAAGAGCATGGTATCGATTCTGGAGATGGCGCTCGAAATGACCGCCCGCGGGTTCACATTCAAGCCGATCGATCTGTACCGGTCCGATGCGACCCGCTTCCAGGTGGACGAAGGCGCGCTCATCCCGCCGTTCTCGGCCGTGCAGGGCATCGGGGAGAATGCGGCGCGCAATATCGCGGCTTCCCGCGAGGCGGGAGAATTCCTGTCCGTGGAGGACTTCCAGAACCGCTCCAAGGCGACGAAAACGATCGTGGAGCTGCTGAGCCAGATGGGCTGCTTCCGCGGTCTGCCGGAGAGCAATCAGCTATCGCTGTTCTGA
- the rnpM gene encoding RNase P modulator RnpM: MRTRKVPLRKCVACQEMMPKKELIRVVRTPEDEVLIDLTGKKSGRGAYLCGKLSCFKLAHKSRALDRALKHQVQPEIYDQLAQDFIKVEDEFNALKEQVDDDE; the protein is encoded by the coding sequence ATGAGAACAAGGAAGGTTCCGCTGCGCAAATGCGTCGCCTGTCAAGAAATGATGCCGAAAAAAGAACTGATCCGCGTCGTCCGGACGCCGGAAGACGAAGTCCTCATTGATTTGACCGGCAAGAAATCGGGCCGCGGCGCTTACTTGTGCGGGAAGCTGTCCTGCTTCAAGCTGGCGCATAAATCGCGGGCTTTGGACAGAGCGTTGAAGCATCAGGTGCAGCCTGAAATCTATGATCAGCTTGCGCAAGATTTCATCAAGGTGGAAGATGAATTCAATGCGTTGAAGGAACAGGTGGACGATGATGAGTAA